The Cucumis melo cultivar AY chromosome 5, USDA_Cmelo_AY_1.0, whole genome shotgun sequence genome has a segment encoding these proteins:
- the LOC127149533 gene encoding uncharacterized protein LOC127149533 encodes MDRSWINLKDRASSEYFDGVANFIKIATNHLDEEERTRCPCSNCLNANWNRLDVIERHLYKYGMSPTYKLWIFHGDTVDLSLFLRSNSRFLGATFSNVSECREENVNLRENIGVRDTIDDEMVEMIHDLHGPMFEECRRESNEQDESDKISGMFSEIKEELYPGCLKFTSFNFLVKLMHIKVLNRWSDKSFDMLLELLNEAFPNGVKLPVSYYEAKKRLRDLGMGYESIHVCKFDCALFWKDYASLDKCPHCGESRYRLNDRKGKEIPHKVLRYFPLKARLQRLFLSKHTAEDMRWHKDKRCETEGILRHPADAEGWKHFDEQYPCFASDARNVRLTLSSDGFNPFGNMSTSYNMCPVILIPYNLPPWKCMKAPFTFLSLLIPGPRSPSK; translated from the coding sequence ATGGATCGGAGttggataaatttaaaagatcgagCTTCTAGTGAATATTTTGATGGTGTTGCTAACTTTATCAAAATTGCAACTAATCATTTAGACGAAGAGGAAAGAACAAGATGTCCttgttcaaattgtttgaatgcCAATTGGAATAGATTAGACGTTATAGAACGTCATTTGTATAAATATGGTATGTCCCCGACTTATAAGCTATGGATATTTCACGGAGATACTGTTGATCTTTCTCTATTTTTAAGGTCTAATTCGAGGTTTCTAGGTGCAACGTTTTCCAATGTAAGTGAATGTAGAGAAGAGAATGTAAATCTTAGAGAAAACATTGGAGTTAGAGATACTATAGATGATGAGATGGTAGAGATGATTCATGATCTACATGGGCCAATGTTTGAAGAATGTAGAAGAGAATCAAACGAGCAAGATGAGTCCGATAAAATAAGTGGAATGTTTTCTGAAATAAAAGAGGAGTTATATCCGGGATGTCTAAAGTTcacttcatttaattttttagtgaAACTCATGCACATTAAGGTACTTAATCGTTGGAGTGACAAATCCTTTGATATGTTGCTTGAATTATTAAATGAAGCCTTTCCGAATGGTGTGAAGCTACCTGTCTCTTACTATGAAGCTAAGAAGAGACTACGTGACCTAGGGATGGGATATGAATCAATTCATGTGTGCAAATTTGATTGTGCTTTATTTTGGAAAGACTATGCATCACTTGACAAATGTCCGCATTGTGGAGAGTCTAGATATAGGTTGAATGATAGAAAGGGAAAAGAAATTCCACATAAGGTGCTAAGATATTTTCCACTAAAGGCAAGGTTGCAAAGATTATTTCTTTCAAAACATACCGCAGAGGATATGAGGTGGCACAAAGATAAGAGGTGTGAAACTGAAGGTATACTTCGACATCCTGCTGATGCTGAGGGTTGGAAACATTTTGATGAACAATATCCTTGTTTTGCTTCAGACGCTCGAAATGTCAGATTAACACTTTCTTCTGATGGGTTTAATCCATTTGGAAACATGAGCACATCATACAACATGTGTCCAGTAATACTCATTCCATACAACTTGCCTCCTTGGAAGTGTATGAAAGCACCATTCACTTTTCTATCTTTACTCATCCCTGGTCCAAGGTCTCCTAGCaaataa